The following are from one region of the Pelagibius sp. CAU 1746 genome:
- a CDS encoding FAD-binding oxidoreductase: MLGDPRSHGLWETTAPAAPATAALAGDCRTDVVIVGGGYTGLSAALHLAESGADVILLEAAEIGFGGAGRNVGLVNAGMWVQPDVLVGTMGPERGEALLDLLGDAPRAVFDLIEKHAIDCEAVRSGTLHCAVGSSGLRELREREAQWRRRGAAVELLNAAQTAEKTGTTAFAASLLDRRAGTIQPLAYARGLARAAIAAGATLHTGSRADRLERSGADWRLATAQGSVTAARVIVATDAYSAAPWSNLRRQQVKLPFFNFATPPLAEDLQRKILPERQGAWDTRTVLTSLRLDRAGRLIVGSVGALRGSGVAVHRAWAKRALRRLFPEIGAVRFEAEWFGTIGMTDDNLPRFHRLDDNVITICGYNGRGIAPGTVFGRWLADLALGRVRDGDCPLPCTVPRDARFRLLREGAIEFGAQLAHLAP, from the coding sequence ATGCTCGGCGATCCCCGATCCCACGGTCTATGGGAGACAACCGCACCGGCCGCGCCGGCGACGGCCGCCTTGGCGGGCGATTGCCGGACGGACGTGGTCATTGTCGGCGGCGGCTATACCGGCCTGTCGGCGGCCCTGCACCTGGCGGAATCCGGCGCCGATGTCATTCTGCTTGAGGCTGCGGAGATCGGCTTCGGCGGCGCCGGGCGCAACGTCGGCCTGGTCAACGCAGGCATGTGGGTGCAACCGGACGTCCTGGTCGGAACCATGGGGCCAGAGCGGGGCGAAGCGCTTCTGGACTTGCTCGGCGACGCCCCCCGCGCGGTCTTCGACTTGATCGAAAAGCACGCCATCGACTGCGAGGCCGTGCGCAGCGGGACGCTTCACTGTGCCGTGGGCTCCTCCGGCCTGCGGGAATTGCGGGAGCGCGAGGCGCAATGGCGCCGCCGGGGGGCCGCCGTCGAGCTGCTGAACGCCGCCCAGACCGCCGAGAAGACCGGCACCACGGCCTTCGCGGCGTCGCTTCTCGACCGCCGCGCCGGCACCATTCAGCCGCTGGCTTACGCGCGCGGGCTCGCCCGGGCCGCCATCGCGGCCGGTGCGACGCTCCATACCGGGTCCCGGGCCGACCGCCTGGAGCGGAGCGGAGCGGACTGGCGCCTGGCCACGGCTCAAGGATCGGTGACCGCGGCGCGGGTCATCGTCGCCACCGATGCCTATTCCGCGGCGCCCTGGTCCAACCTGCGCCGCCAGCAGGTCAAACTGCCGTTCTTCAACTTTGCCACGCCGCCGCTCGCGGAGGACCTGCAGCGGAAAATCCTGCCCGAGCGGCAGGGGGCCTGGGACACCAGGACCGTGCTCACCTCCTTACGGCTCGACCGGGCCGGGCGCCTGATCGTCGGCAGCGTGGGCGCGCTGCGGGGCAGCGGCGTCGCCGTCCACCGGGCCTGGGCCAAACGCGCCCTGCGCCGCCTCTTTCCGGAGATCGGGGCTGTCCGTTTCGAGGCCGAGTGGTTCGGCACCATCGGAATGACCGACGACAACCTGCCCCGCTTCCACCGCCTGGACGATAACGTCATCACGATCTGCGGCTATAACGGGCGCGGAATCGCCCCAGGCACGGTCTTCGGTCGCTGGCTGGCCGACCTGGCGCTGGGCCGCGTGCGGGACGGCGACTGTCCCCTCCCCTGTACGGTTCCGCGGGACGCGCGATTCCGGCTGCTCAGGGAAGGCGCGATCGAGTTCGGCGCGCAGCTCGCTCACCTCGCGCCGTGA
- the msrA gene encoding peptide-methionine (S)-S-oxide reductase MsrA — protein MTERAVLAGGCFWGMQDLIRKLPGVLETRVGYSGGDVPNATYRNHGTHAEAIEILFDPGKISYRQLLEFFFQIHDPTTPNRQGNDRGMSYRSAIYYASDEQKKTAEDTIADVDASGLWPGKVVTEVEPAGDFWEAEPEHQDYLQRVPHGYTCHFVRPNWVLPKRSAAE, from the coding sequence ATGACCGAGCGAGCCGTTCTGGCCGGTGGCTGCTTCTGGGGCATGCAGGACCTGATCCGCAAGCTGCCGGGCGTTCTCGAGACCCGCGTGGGCTACAGCGGCGGCGACGTGCCCAACGCGACCTACCGCAACCACGGCACCCATGCCGAGGCCATCGAGATCCTCTTCGATCCCGGGAAGATCAGCTACCGGCAACTGCTGGAGTTCTTCTTCCAGATCCACGATCCCACCACGCCGAACCGCCAGGGCAACGACAGGGGAATGTCCTACCGCTCGGCGATCTACTACGCCAGCGACGAGCAGAAGAAGACCGCCGAGGACACCATCGCCGACGTCGACGCCTCGGGCCTCTGGCCCGGCAAGGTCGTCACCGAGGTGGAGCCGGCCGGCGACTTCTGGGAGGCCGAGCCGGAGCACCAGGACTACCTGCAGCGCGTCCCTCACGGCTATACCTGCCACTTCGTGCGTCCCAACTGGGTCCTGCCCAAGCGCAGCGCAGCGGAGTAG
- a CDS encoding BON domain-containing protein, which yields MRLLKAIFLIGLLAGPVAACSGETAGEYIDDSVISNTVRAKLIDDKDLNIFQIDVTTLKGEVQISGFVESQADKDRATQVARTVDGVKKVHNNLVVQ from the coding sequence ATGCGTTTGCTCAAAGCCATTTTTCTCATCGGCCTTCTGGCCGGTCCGGTCGCGGCCTGCAGCGGCGAGACGGCGGGCGAATACATCGACGATTCGGTCATCAGCAACACCGTCCGCGCCAAGCTCATCGACGACAAGGACCTCAACATCTTCCAGATCGACGTGACCACCCTCAAAGGCGAGGTGCAGATCAGCGGCTTCGTCGAGTCCCAGGCCGACAAGGACCGCGCCACCCAGGTCGCCAGGACCGTGGACGGCGTCAAGAAGGTCCACAACAACCTTGTCGTCCAATAG
- the guaA gene encoding glutamine-hydrolyzing GMP synthase, producing MTDRILILDFGSQVTQLIARRVRESGVYCEIFPFNTDPQRIADFAPQGIILSGGPASVTGSDTPRAPQIVFESGVPILGICYGQQTICAQLGGEVEGSDHQEFGKAFVELQADTTLTKGVWATGEKHQVWMSHGDRVVRLPEGFKVYGTSEGAPYAVIANEDRKIYAVQFHPEVVHTPDGAKLLANFTHAVCGCSGDWTMAAFRQQAIDAIRAQVGDAKVICGLSGGVDSSVAAVLIHEAIGDQLTCIFVDHGLLRLNEAEQVVDVFRGHYNIPLVHRDASDLFLGKLDGVDDPEKKRKIIGGTFIDVFEEEAAKIGGADFLAQGTLYPDVIESVSFTGGPSVTIKSHHNVGGLPERMNMQLVEPLRELFKDEVRELGRELGLPEALVGRHPFPGPGLAIRIPGAVTREQADILRKADAVYLDAIRKAGLYDAIWQAFAVLLPVKTVGVMGDARSYDYVCALRAVTSTDGMTAESYPFDHDFLAGVATRIINEVRGINRVVYDVTSKPPGTIEWE from the coding sequence ATGACAGACCGCATTCTCATTCTCGACTTCGGGTCCCAGGTAACCCAGCTCATCGCCCGGCGGGTGCGTGAGAGCGGGGTCTACTGCGAGATCTTTCCCTTCAACACAGACCCGCAGCGCATCGCCGACTTCGCGCCCCAGGGCATCATTCTGTCCGGCGGGCCGGCGTCCGTCACCGGCAGCGATACGCCGCGCGCACCGCAGATCGTCTTCGAGTCCGGCGTGCCCATCCTCGGCATCTGCTATGGACAGCAGACCATCTGCGCGCAGCTTGGCGGCGAGGTCGAGGGCTCCGACCACCAGGAGTTCGGCAAGGCCTTCGTCGAGCTGCAGGCCGACACCACGCTGACCAAGGGCGTCTGGGCCACCGGCGAAAAGCACCAGGTCTGGATGAGCCACGGCGACCGCGTCGTGCGCCTGCCCGAGGGCTTCAAGGTCTACGGCACTTCCGAGGGCGCGCCCTACGCGGTCATCGCCAACGAGGATCGCAAGATCTACGCCGTGCAGTTCCACCCCGAGGTCGTGCACACGCCCGACGGCGCCAAGCTGCTCGCCAACTTCACTCACGCGGTTTGCGGCTGCTCCGGCGACTGGACCATGGCGGCCTTCCGCCAGCAGGCGATTGACGCGATCCGCGCCCAGGTCGGCGACGCCAAGGTGATCTGCGGCCTCTCCGGCGGTGTCGATTCCTCGGTGGCCGCCGTGCTGATCCACGAGGCCATCGGCGACCAGCTCACCTGCATCTTCGTCGACCACGGCCTGCTGCGCCTCAACGAGGCCGAGCAGGTGGTGGACGTCTTCCGCGGTCACTACAACATTCCGCTGGTCCACCGCGACGCCAGCGACCTCTTCCTCGGCAAGCTGGACGGCGTCGACGACCCGGAGAAGAAGCGCAAGATCATCGGCGGCACCTTCATCGACGTCTTCGAGGAGGAGGCGGCGAAGATCGGCGGCGCCGACTTCCTGGCCCAGGGCACGCTCTATCCCGACGTTATCGAGTCCGTCTCTTTCACCGGCGGGCCGAGCGTCACCATCAAGTCGCACCACAACGTCGGCGGCCTGCCCGAGCGCATGAACATGCAACTGGTCGAGCCCCTGCGCGAGCTGTTCAAGGATGAGGTGAGGGAGCTGGGCCGCGAGCTGGGCCTGCCCGAGGCCCTGGTCGGCCGCCATCCCTTCCCGGGGCCGGGCCTGGCCATCCGCATCCCGGGCGCGGTGACGCGCGAGCAGGCCGATATCCTGAGGAAGGCCGACGCGGTCTACCTGGACGCCATCCGCAAGGCCGGGCTCTACGACGCCATCTGGCAGGCCTTCGCCGTGCTGCTGCCGGTGAAGACCGTCGGCGTCATGGGTGACGCGCGCTCCTACGACTACGTCTGCGCCCTGCGCGCCGTCACCTCCACCGACGGCATGACGGCAGAGAGCTACCCCTTCGACCACGACTTCCTGGCCGGCGTCGCCACCCGCATCATCAACGAGGTGCGCGGCATCAACCGCGTCGTCTACGATGTGACCTCGAAACCGCCGGGGACGATTGAGTGGGAGTAG
- a CDS encoding RidA family protein, translating to MTDIKRIDVGPRMSQAVVYGNLVFLAGQVAQRAPGASVAEQTKDILARIDELLAQAGTDKTKLLSATIWITDMATFNEMNSEWDAWVSPGNTPGRACVEAKLAAPQYTVEIAVVAGV from the coding sequence ATGACCGACATCAAGCGTATTGACGTAGGCCCGCGCATGTCCCAGGCCGTCGTCTACGGCAATCTCGTCTTCCTCGCCGGTCAGGTGGCGCAGCGCGCGCCGGGCGCCTCGGTCGCCGAGCAGACGAAAGACATCCTCGCCCGCATCGACGAGCTGCTGGCGCAGGCCGGGACGGACAAGACCAAGCTGCTGTCGGCGACGATCTGGATCACCGACATGGCGACCTTCAACGAGATGAATTCCGAGTGGGATGCCTGGGTGTCGCCGGGCAACACGCCGGGGCGCGCCTGCGTCGAAGCCAAGCTCGCGGCCCCGCAGTACACGGTGGAGATCGCCGTGGTCGCCGGGGTCTAG
- a CDS encoding c-type cytochrome has protein sequence MRSYRGTTAPCRLGRRGWAVACAVLGLAAIVISAAEARAETLLERGTYLMQSIVACGNCHTPQGPEGPLAGMELAGGLRIDDDAFTAYGANLTPDVETGLGGWTDEQIIAAIREGRRPDGSIIGPPMPISLYRSLSDRDVRAIVAYLRSLKAVKNQVPASEYRIPLPPSYGPPVTAVAEVTPADGAAYGAYLAGPLGHCIECHSPMGPKGPDWEHQTGAGGLAFRGPWGTSYGANITPANLGGWSDAEIKMAITQGLRPDGSRLLPPMPVGYYANIAEADLDAIVAYLRSLPER, from the coding sequence ATGCGATCGTATAGGGGGACCACCGCGCCGTGCCGTCTCGGGCGCCGGGGCTGGGCCGTTGCCTGTGCCGTTCTGGGGCTTGCCGCCATAGTGATCTCCGCTGCGGAGGCGCGCGCCGAAACCCTGCTGGAGCGGGGAACCTACCTGATGCAAAGCATCGTCGCCTGCGGCAACTGCCATACGCCGCAAGGCCCCGAGGGCCCGCTGGCGGGCATGGAACTGGCGGGCGGGCTGCGGATCGACGACGATGCCTTCACCGCCTATGGCGCCAACCTGACGCCCGACGTCGAGACCGGACTCGGCGGTTGGACCGACGAACAGATCATCGCGGCGATCCGCGAGGGGCGCCGCCCTGACGGCTCCATCATCGGGCCGCCCATGCCGATCAGCCTCTACCGCAGTCTCTCCGACCGTGACGTGCGGGCCATCGTCGCTTATCTGCGCAGCCTGAAAGCGGTGAAGAACCAGGTGCCGGCCTCCGAGTACCGGATCCCGCTGCCGCCGAGCTACGGCCCGCCGGTAACCGCGGTGGCCGAGGTGACGCCGGCCGATGGCGCCGCCTACGGCGCTTACCTGGCCGGCCCGCTGGGCCACTGCATCGAGTGCCACTCGCCGATGGGGCCGAAGGGTCCGGATTGGGAGCACCAGACGGGTGCCGGCGGCTTGGCGTTCCGCGGACCCTGGGGCACCAGCTACGGCGCCAACATCACACCGGCGAACCTCGGCGGCTGGAGTGACGCCGAGATCAAGATGGCGATCACCCAGGGGCTCCGCCCCGACGGCAGCCGGCTGCTGCCGCCCATGCCGGTCGGCTACTACGCCAATATCGCCGAGGCCGATCTCGACGCGATCGTCGCCTATCTGCGCAGCCTGCCGGAAAGATAG
- a CDS encoding DUF488 family protein codes for MTLRIVRLGTRRSPREGTRIGTVRRPPRGVKKERYAADDWYDVWYPELSPSQALVAQALKAETAAQWNAFVREFKKEMKESAASRTLDLLAALSHGADFSLGCYCEDEARCHRSVLRDLLAERGAKLG; via the coding sequence ATGACCCTTCGTATCGTCCGCCTCGGCACCCGGCGCAGCCCCAGGGAAGGCACCCGCATCGGCACCGTCCGGCGGCCGCCGCGCGGGGTGAAGAAGGAACGCTACGCCGCCGACGACTGGTACGACGTCTGGTACCCGGAACTCTCGCCCAGCCAGGCGCTGGTCGCCCAGGCCCTGAAAGCGGAGACGGCGGCGCAGTGGAACGCCTTCGTGCGGGAGTTCAAAAAGGAGATGAAAGAGTCGGCCGCCAGCAGGACCTTGGACCTGCTGGCGGCGCTCTCTCATGGCGCGGACTTCTCGCTCGGCTGCTATTGCGAGGACGAGGCCCGCTGCCACCGCTCCGTGCTGCGCGACCTGCTGGCCGAACGCGGCGCGAAGCTTGGCTGA